A genomic region of Mus musculus strain C57BL/6J chromosome 7, GRCm38.p6 C57BL/6J contains the following coding sequences:
- the Psg19 gene encoding pregnancy specific glycoprotein 19, with the protein MEVSSELLSNGWTSWQRVLLTASLLTCWFLPITARVTIESVPPKLVEGENVLLRVDNLPENLRVFAWYRGVIKFKLGIALYSLDYNTSVTGPEHSGRETLHSNGSLWIQSATREDTGYYTFQTISKNGKVVSNTSMFLQVYSSLFICGRPSPPALLTIESVPASVAEGGSVLLRVHNLPEHLQSLFWYKGLTMFNKVEIARHRTAKNSIEMGPAHSGREIVYSNGSLLLQNVTWKDIGFYTLRTLNRYSRIELAHIYLQVDTSLSSCCDAFNSVQLRIDPVPPHAVEGESVLLQVHNLPEDVQTFLWYKGVYSTQDFKIAEYSIVTESIISGRAHSGREIGYTNGSLLLQDVTEKDSGFYTLVTIDSNAKVETAHVQVNVNKLVTQPAMRVTDSTVRVQSSVVFTCFSDNTGVSIRWLFNNQRLQLTERMTLSPSKCQLRIHTVRKEDAGEYQCEAFNPVSSKTSLPVSLAVMNE; encoded by the exons ATGGAGGTGTCCTCTGAGCTTCTCAGCAATGGGTGGACCTCCTGGCAGAGGGTTCTGCTCACAG CCTCCCTCTTAACCTGCTGGTTCCTGCCCATCACTGCCCGAGTCACCATCGAATCCGTACCACCCAAATTGGTCGAAGGAGAAAATGTTCTTCTACGAGTGGACAATCTGCCAGAGAATCTTCGAGTCTTTGCCTGGTACAGAGGGGTAATAAAATTTAAGCTTGGAATTGCACTGTATTCACTGGACTATAACACAAGTGTGACAGGACCTGAGCACAGTGGTAGAGAGACATTGCACAGCAACGGGTCCCTGTGGATCCAAAGTGCCACCCGGGAAGACACAGGATATTACACGTTTCAAACCATAAGTAAAAATGGAAAAGTGGTATCAAATACATCCATGTTCCTTCAGGTGTACT CCTCTCTTTTCATCTGTGGGCGCCCTTCTCCACCTGCACTCCTCACTATTGAATCAGTGCCAGCCAGCGTTGCTGAAGGGGGAAGCGTTCTTCTCCGTGTTCACAATCTTCCAGAGCATCTTCAATCGCTTTTTTGGTACAAAGGGTTGACTATGTTTAACAAGGTTGAGATTGCCCGGCACAGAACCGCCAAGAATTCAATTGAAATGGGCCCTGCCCACAGCGGTAGAGAGATAGTGTACAGCAATGGATCCCTGCTGCTCCAGAATGTCACCTGGAAGGACATCGGATTCTACACCCTACGAACTCTGAATAGATATTCGAGAATAGAATTAGCACACATTTACCTTCAGGTGGACA cctccctttcctcGTGCTGTGACGCTTTCAACTCTGTCCAACTGAGGATCGATCCAGTGCCACCACATGCTGTCGAAGGGGAAAGTGTTCTTCTCCAGGTCCATAATCTGCCAGAAGATGTGCAAACCTTTTTGTGGTACAAAGGCGTCTATAGCACTCAGGACTTTAAAATTGCAGAATACAGCATAGTGACAGAGTCTATCATCAGTGGCCGTGCACACAGTGGAAGAGAGATAGGGTACACCAATGGATCCCTGCTCCTCCAGGATGTCACTGAGAAAGACTCTGGCTTCTACACACTAGTAACAATCGACAGCAATGCGAAAGTTGAAACAGCGCATGTGCAAGTCAATGTGAACA AGCTTGTGACACAGCCTGCCATGAGAGTCACAGATAGCACAGTTCGAGTACAGAGCTCAGTGGTCTTCACTTGCTTCTCAGACAACACTGGGGTCTCCATCCGTTGGCTCTTCAACAATCAGCGTCTGCAGCTCACAGAGAGGATGACACTgtccccatcaaaatgccaactcaGGATACATACTGTGAGGAAGGAGGATGCTGGAGAGTATCAATGTGAGGCCTTCAACCCAGTCAGCTCAAAGACCAGTCTCCCAGTCAGCCTGGCTGTGATGAATGAGTGA
- the Psg19 gene encoding pregnancy specific glycoprotein 19 isoform X1 yields MFFYEWTICQRIFESLPASLFICGRPSPPALLTIESVPASVAEGGSVLLRVHNLPEHLQSLFWYKGLTMFNKVEIARHRTAKNSIEMGPAHSGREIVYSNGSLLLQNVTWKDIGFYTLRTLNRYSRIELAHIYLQVDTSLSSCCDAFNSVQLRIDPVPPHAVEGESVLLQVHNLPEDVQTFLWYKGVYSTQDFKIAEYSIVTESIISGRAHSGREIGYTNGSLLLQDVTEKDSGFYTLVTIDSNAKVETAHVQVNVNKLVTQPAMRVTDSTVRVQSSVVFTCFSDNTGVSIRWLFNNQRLQLTERMTLSPSKCQLRIHTVRKEDAGEYQCEAFNPVSSKTSLPVSLAVMNE; encoded by the exons ATGTTCTTCTACGAGTGGACAATCTGCCAGAGAATCTTCGAGTCTTTGCCTG CCTCTCTTTTCATCTGTGGGCGCCCTTCTCCACCTGCACTCCTCACTATTGAATCAGTGCCAGCCAGCGTTGCTGAAGGGGGAAGCGTTCTTCTCCGTGTTCACAATCTTCCAGAGCATCTTCAATCGCTTTTTTGGTACAAAGGGTTGACTATGTTTAACAAGGTTGAGATTGCCCGGCACAGAACCGCCAAGAATTCAATTGAAATGGGCCCTGCCCACAGCGGTAGAGAGATAGTGTACAGCAATGGATCCCTGCTGCTCCAGAATGTCACCTGGAAGGACATCGGATTCTACACCCTACGAACTCTGAATAGATATTCGAGAATAGAATTAGCACACATTTACCTTCAGGTGGACA cctccctttcctcGTGCTGTGACGCTTTCAACTCTGTCCAACTGAGGATCGATCCAGTGCCACCACATGCTGTCGAAGGGGAAAGTGTTCTTCTCCAGGTCCATAATCTGCCAGAAGATGTGCAAACCTTTTTGTGGTACAAAGGCGTCTATAGCACTCAGGACTTTAAAATTGCAGAATACAGCATAGTGACAGAGTCTATCATCAGTGGCCGTGCACACAGTGGAAGAGAGATAGGGTACACCAATGGATCCCTGCTCCTCCAGGATGTCACTGAGAAAGACTCTGGCTTCTACACACTAGTAACAATCGACAGCAATGCGAAAGTTGAAACAGCGCATGTGCAAGTCAATGTGAACA AGCTTGTGACACAGCCTGCCATGAGAGTCACAGATAGCACAGTTCGAGTACAGAGCTCAGTGGTCTTCACTTGCTTCTCAGACAACACTGGGGTCTCCATCCGTTGGCTCTTCAACAATCAGCGTCTGCAGCTCACAGAGAGGATGACACTgtccccatcaaaatgccaactcaGGATACATACTGTGAGGAAGGAGGATGCTGGAGAGTATCAATGTGAGGCCTTCAACCCAGTCAGCTCAAAGACCAGTCTCCCAGTCAGCCTGGCTGTGATGAATGAGTGA